The following is a genomic window from Magnetococcales bacterium.
TTGTTGCTACTTTTGGCGGGGATTTCGGGTTATTTTCAGGTAGCAACGATGATGAGATGATGGCAGGGATCCAATGTATTGTCAAGCAATAGTTGCGATTGATTATCAGTGGGTATCATGCAACCTTGAGATTTGTAATCAGCCGGTTGGGGGTTCGATTCCTCTCGCCAGCTCCAATAAAAACAAATACTTACGGCCACTCGCAAGGTGGCCGTTTTTGTTCGAGGGCCAGGGTCCAATTTTCGCTTGTTTGTCTGAAATCATCGACGAACAGGGTTCCATACGTGTGGCTTGAATGCCATCGGGTTAAGCAGACGGACCGAATCGCCGGACGGGGCAATGACGAAAAGCCCCGATTTCATGGCCAATTTGGCTACCTGATTGGGAATGACCATGGCGGCGACAGCACCCATGATGTGCATTCCGGCGTAGGTTGGGAAAAAAAGCGGCACTCTGGGCAGTTTTTTCAAAAATTTTTTGATGTGTTTTTCGCTCAGTTTGGATTTGGTTTCCACCACGACCAGCAGATGATCGTTGATCACGGTCAGATCCAATTCCAGGCTGTCACCAAAGCGACGGGCAAGGCGGTTTGGACTGACTTCATGGACCGGGATGCCGCGTTCGGCAAACAGGGTTTCACAGGCCGGAGCGACCATGCTTTCCACATACTCTCCCAGACGATTGCCCAGTTCGCCGATCTGTTTGTCCGTCCGGTCCATCTGGGCGTCGAGTCTTTTGCCGCTTTCGGCCAGATCACGTAATTTTGCAGTCAAGTCATCCAGATTTTTTTGGATACGAACATGTTCAGCTTCCGATTTGGCCTGGTTTTCCGTGATCTGGGCCAGGGTTGCCCAAATTCTGTCAATGACGGCTTGCTGGTCCATGGCCTGTTCTCCGGGTCCGATTTTCACTTTTCAATAAAGTTATTGATTGCAGCCACGCACGGTCATGATTCCATATGTGCGGCGCAAATTCCACGAATTTTGCTCCTCGAATCGTTGCAAGGGGTGTCGGAAAACCATCCCATGAAAAATGGGGGATTCTTCCGGTTATTCATTAAAATATATTTTGGCACGTTCCTTGTAAGAATCCCTGTTCAGTAAAACCATTCATTCACGAAAAAATTTTCATGTATGCCAGGATGGAGGGGTCTTCATGACACCATTCAATTCGCCTGTGGCAATCGCACCGGGTGCGAAGGCTGTTCAGAATCGACCACCCGCCGAAAAATCCCTGCCTTCGTCATCGGCGGAACGCTTCAAGGAATATCTGCACCGGGCTGTCAAGGCGGATCGGCAGGATGATGTGCAACAGGATGCACAACGCACGGAAACTCTTCATGACAGGATTCGGGAAGAGTCCATGACTGCCAAGAGATCGACAGAGACGGATCGGGTTGCGGAAACGGATCGTACTCGGGTGCAGCAGCAACAGGCCGCCCGTGACAATGCCCGTCCCGAATCGCCGACAGATGCAAAATCCATGACCTCGGCCAAGGATGCCAAGGGTGCGGCAGGCAGCGAGGGTTCGACAAAGGGGGAGGCAACCAAAGGCGAAAAAACTGCCAGAAATGCGCCACTTCCGGAGATGCCCGGTGTGGCGGCGGCCCCCCTGTTTGTGCCGACCGTGGCCCAGTTTGGGGTGCCACAGGGCGTCCCGAATCCAGCCCTGGGGGGAGCCGTGCCGGGTGGTTTGGCAGGAGCGGGTGGTGATCCCGCCAAACTGGAAGCCTTGCTGTTGGAAGCCCTGGGAGCCAGACAGGGCGGAGGTCCCATGGGTGAGGTCAAGGTGACGCAGGTTGGAAATTTGACGCTGCCGGTGGTGGGAGGAGCCGTAGCCGCAACCGCCGGAAACAATACGGGGTTTGAAATACCTGCCGGCATGACGGCAGCCGTCGATGCCGGCAAGATCGGTGCCGCTGGCATGAAAGCGGATGGTCCAACGCCCCATTTGACCCTGACGGCGACCAAACCGGATTTTGCCCAGGATATGGCCGACAGCATTGGACGTTTGCGCATGATTTCCCGGCCCGGCATGCCCGAGCAGGTGCGCATCACCCTGGATCCACAGGACCTCGGCGAATTGCATGTGCGGTTACAGATGGATAAAAATCAACAGGTTCATGTGACAATCATGGCTGAGACCGATGCGGCCAAAGAGTTGTTGAACCGGGATCTGCCCCAGTTGCGGGATGCCTTTGCCCGCCAGGATCTGGGCTTTGGCGGCCTGACGGTCAATGTGGGAACCAACGCCCGGCAAGGGAGCGATGAACGTTGGCGGGATGGTGCCAGACAGGGATCCGCGAAGGAACAGGATGGTAAAAATGTCCCGGCCCTGGATCCCCTGGCTCTTCGCTCGGCACAGAAAGCCTATACATCGGGTGACACCAACCTGAACCTTTTTGCCTGAACGGCCAAAATTGGTCGGCAAGAGTTGCCCGGACCTGCGCCCGACAGTGTTTCCTCCAGAATAAGACGCATGAAAAGTGGGTATCAAACAATTTTTGGACGATGGATCGGGATGGCATAAAGATTGATAGTAAAATACAAGGGCAAAAAATACCGGAAAAGGAATCACTGGCGGCAAGAAGTGACTGGTTAAGTGGCGGTGATGGGTCCGGTTGGGTGGGTTTCGAAGTGCAAGGAGAGTACGAAATGGAAGCTTCAGGGGCGCTGAGCAGTATTCCCAACTATGATCCAAAAGTGGCAGCAGCCGGAAACAAGTCAGCCGATGCCACAAATGGTGACAAACAGCAGATTGATTTTCTCAAAATGCTTTCGGCCCAGCTCGAATATCAGGACCCGATGGAGCCGATGCAGAATACGGAATTCACGGCACAGATGGCCCAGTTTTCGGCGCTGAGTGAGCAGAAAAAATCCAATACCCTTCTGGAACAGTTGATCAATTCCAAGTCGTCAGACCAGGTGAACCAGGCCGTTTCCTATATTGGCAAGCGGGTATTTGTGTCGGGTGACGGATTTGACGTGCAAGATGGGACAGGTGGGGTACGCTTCGAGTTGCCCAAGGATGCCTCGGCCTCGATCCGGGTATTCGATCCGGGTGGACATCTGGTCAAGGAGGTTCCCTCACGCTCTTTCAGCAAGGGGGAAAATACGGTGGATGTCAATGATCCCCGGTTTGGCCTGCCCCTGCCGGATGGGCAATATAAATTTGCGGTGCAGGTCGAAGGTGACAGCAGCGTGCAGGCAACGCTTCTGCAATCCGGTGTGGTAACGGGTGTGACCCGTCAGGGCACGGGCATACTCCTTGACCTGGATGGCCATACAGTCCCGGTGGATGATGTCCGGCGGGTGGAACAGGTGGGATCCCGCAGTGAACAGATCATGCCCGGCGTCAGCCAAACCACGCCTCAGGTAGAACAAACCCCTGCATCGGTTTTGACGACCGGTTCTTGAGCGATCCGGTGAATTGTTATTGCATATGGATTTCCGGTAGACATCCCCCCCGATCTGCACGGGTTGCATGACAGGACGGTGCCGCTGTTCGGGGTGTGGGTTGGACCAGGAGACGGGTTGTAAACGGTATTTGAACAGGAGATCAGGATGACCATCCACCAAGCCATGTATTCCGGATCGAGTGCGTTGACCAACTATGGTAATGCAATGACCGTCATCGGAAACAACCTGGCCAATGCCAGCACCACGGCCTTCAAGGG
Proteins encoded in this region:
- a CDS encoding flagellar hook-length control protein FliK yields the protein MTPFNSPVAIAPGAKAVQNRPPAEKSLPSSSAERFKEYLHRAVKADRQDDVQQDAQRTETLHDRIREESMTAKRSTETDRVAETDRTRVQQQQAARDNARPESPTDAKSMTSAKDAKGAAGSEGSTKGEATKGEKTARNAPLPEMPGVAAAPLFVPTVAQFGVPQGVPNPALGGAVPGGLAGAGGDPAKLEALLLEALGARQGGGPMGEVKVTQVGNLTLPVVGGAVAATAGNNTGFEIPAGMTAAVDAGKIGAAGMKADGPTPHLTLTATKPDFAQDMADSIGRLRMISRPGMPEQVRITLDPQDLGELHVRLQMDKNQQVHVTIMAETDAAKELLNRDLPQLRDAFARQDLGFGGLTVNVGTNARQGSDERWRDGARQGSAKEQDGKNVPALDPLALRSAQKAYTSGDTNLNLFA